In the Dermochelys coriacea isolate rDerCor1 chromosome 25, rDerCor1.pri.v4, whole genome shotgun sequence genome, one interval contains:
- the NDUFA11 gene encoding NADH dehydrogenase [ubiquinone] 1 alpha subcomplex subunit 11, giving the protein MAGYWEIPEGSDCVRKAWITGRLGAALGLIGSAYHIVLFQPESAFKAVQTAATSTVTMATLGAVFGLTTCLSAQVREDPEDALNYFIGGCASGIVLGARTRSYATGSSACVALGLLAAFTKIGKREGWRITGPPRL; this is encoded by the exons ATGGCCGGCTACTGGGAGATCCCGGAGGGGAGCGACTGCGTCCGCAAGGCCTGGATCACCGGCCGCCTCGGGGCCGCGCTGG GCTTGATTGGTTCGGCATATCATATTGTATTGTTCCAGCCTGAGTCGGCCTTTAAGGCTGTGCAAACGGCAGCCACGAGCACTGTCACGATGG CTACTTTGGGAGCAGTATTTGGATTGACCACTTGCCTCAGTGCTCAAGTCCGGGAGGACCCGGAGGATGCCCTGAATTATTTCATAGGAGGTTGTGCATCAGGCATTGTCTTGGGTGCAAGAA CTCGCAGCTATGCCACGGGTTCCTCAGCATGTGTGGCGCTAGGACTTCTGGCTGCTTTTACAAAGATAGGCAAGCGAGAAGGCTGGAGGATAACAGGACCTCCCAGACTCTAA